A part of Populus alba chromosome 8, ASM523922v2, whole genome shotgun sequence genomic DNA contains:
- the LOC118061300 gene encoding metalloendoproteinase 1-like, which translates to MTSSMTIWSLQSETYQQNFHLEVTGRLDKHTVNQMMKPRCGVADIFNSTKHRNTSKSSDGVANADYSFFPGAPRWSKKHLKYTFGATVQVAGAESIRSVCKQSFQKWAQVTDFTFEEVPNSADADIKIAFYQLDHGDDEPFDGPGGIFAHGFRPTIGILHFDADETWSSNPGRLELDLESVAVHEIGHLLGLGHSGDHQDAIMYPYFDYGKIKRSLQEDDIEGIRDLYGL; encoded by the coding sequence ATGACGAGTTCGATGACCATTTGGAGTCTGCAATCAGAAACCTATCAGCAAAACTTTCATTTGGAAGTCACTGGAAGGCTAGACAAACATACAGTGAATCAAATGATGAAGCCTAGATGTGGCGTGGCTGATATCTTCAATAGCACAAAGCACCGCAATACTTCCAAGTCTTCTGATGGGGTGGCCAATGCTGACTATTCGTTCTTCCCCGGAGCCCCCAGATGGTCCAAAAAGCATTTGAAGTACACATTTGGCGCAACCGTCCAAGTCGCCGGTGCAGAGAGTATAAGGTCTGTTTGCAAACAATCCTTTCAAAAATGGGCACAAGTTACTGACTTCACGTTCGAAGAAGTGCCTAATTCTGCCgatgctgatattaaaatcgCCTTTTACCAACTAGACCACGGAGATGATGAACCATTTGATGGCCCTGGAGGAATCTTTGCCCATGGTTTTAGACCAACAATCGGGATTCTACATTTTGATGCTGATGAAACTTGGAGCAGCAATCCTGGACGTCTAGAGCTAGACCTGGAATCCGTCGCCGTGCATGAAATAGGTCACTTACTCGGGCTTGGTCACAGCGGAGACCATCAAGATGCAATCATGTATCCATACTTTGATTATGGAAAGATAAAAAGGAGTCTGCAAGAGGATGACATCGAAGGTATCCGTGACCTCTATGGACTTTGA
- the LOC118061302 gene encoding metalloendoproteinase 1: MVNCPLLAHAARSCPQCVVDVSQSFQKWAQVTDFTFEEVPNSADADIKIAFYQLDHGDDEPFDGPGGIFAHGFRPTIGILHFDADETWSSNPGRLELDLESVAVHEIGHLLGLGHSGDHQDAIMYPYFDYGKIKRSLQEDDIEGIRDLYGL; this comes from the exons ATGGTTAACTGTCCACTTCTTGCA CATGCAGCACGATCTTGCCCACAATGTGTAGTGGATGTATCACAATCCTTTCAAAAATGGGCACAAGTTACTGACTTCACGTTCGAAGAAGTGCCTAATTCTGCCgatgctgatattaaaatcgCCTTTTACCAACTAGACCACGGAGATGATGAACCATTTGATGGCCCTGGAGGAATCTTTGCCCATGGTTTTAGACCAACAATCGGGATTCTACATTTTGATGCTGATGAAACTTGGAGCAGCAATCCTGGACGTCTAGAGCTAGACCTGGAATCCGTCGCCGTGCATGAAATAGGTCACTTACTCGGGCTTGGTCACAGCGGAGACCATCAAGATGCAATCATGTATCCATACTTTGATTATGGAAAGATAAAAAGGAGTCTGCAAGAGGATGACATCGAAGGTATCCGTGACCTCTATGGACTTTGA